Within Primulina tabacum isolate GXHZ01 chromosome 5, ASM2559414v2, whole genome shotgun sequence, the genomic segment ACCCACAATCGTTGCCTCTTGAAAAAAGATCATGAACAAAAGGGCATGTGTATCATTCACGTTCAACCACAAAATGGAAAAACTCcatttgatttcaaattcatgaAGAATATGATCCAAAAGCATTACAAGAAGACAGTTCCAATTATTCTTATTCTGGGATTGCAAAAAGAAGTTTACTTTTGGTCTGTTCTGTGGCCCAAATCATACTTTATAAATAAAGATTAGTTCTGAGGATCATCACATATTTTTGGTCCTAAGttaaatatttacaagaatcggCTACGTGGACGAATCGGTATTCATCGGTATCGATTACATGTCGAACGATCACATCTAAAaatcttaattattaatttttttcaccaaaatttgatattttagagTGCAGTGTATGGACTCTTTCACAGTTTAACACTTACCTTGACCAGAAAGAGTCCCTTCTCTTTATCTTTCCTACCCACAATTTTGATTCTCTAAGCCATTAATTTACACTTTCCAAACATGAAAAGAATCCATATATTCTCTCGATCACAAGCTGCAACACACACATGTTTTCCCAACATGGACGAaggctcttcttcttctttctgGTCCGATATTCAGCCCGGTAGTAGCCCAGCGATAGACAGATACAATCCCATAATCAGAGATTCAAGAAGAAATGCTAGATCAATCCCTCCTTTTAGTACTTCTCAGCAAACTATAATCCCAAAAACTCCCAAGAATCAACTCAAGAAAAAGAATAAGAAAATCCCTTTAATCGAAAATGGCGATCAAGCCAAGATCAAGATGACATGTGCCGATAGTActattataagtgatggaaactCTAGTGGTGGCGTTAAAAGGGAGAGTCGGAGCCATATCAAGACTGCAGATTTTATCACTCCTCCAAGTTCTACTAGATACTTGCTGAGTAACGACAGGGTTCGATTCAACTCTTTATCGGATTTCGACCCGAATCTGAATCTGTTTACAGGTGAAACTTCAAAGTCTGAGGCTGTGAAAACAGATGAACCGTGTGATGTGAATCCGCCAACTTTTTCTTGCCTTGCAGACCAGGTTGTTGTTTTGAAAGTGTCGTTGCATTGCAGAGGATGTGAAAGAAAAATGAGAAAACACATCTCAAGAATGGAAGGTttgtatctttcaattttttcgaataaaaaaaatttaaatcacaCCACAACTGATCATATCTAGACATAACAAGTTTATCTTCAAATAGATGAAGTTCCTTGTGCATGATCATCACTTTTCTTGCTAGGTCTTGCAGGCTAGTCTTGATCCTTGATTACTTTTGTGCAGGAGTTACATCTTTTGACATAGATTTTGCAGCAAAGAAGGTGACAGTGGCCGGAAAAGTTACCCCGTTGAGCGTTCTTTCGAGCATATCTAAGGTGAAAAACGCCCAACTATGGCCTCCCACAATATCATCTTCCGTCCAGACGCCACTCAGTTTCAGTAACTCGGAAGTCAAGAAAGGCTACAAAGAAGCA encodes:
- the LOC142546359 gene encoding protein SODIUM POTASSIUM ROOT DEFECTIVE 2-like produces the protein MKRIHIFSRSQAATHTCFPNMDEGSSSSFWSDIQPGSSPAIDRYNPIIRDSRRNARSIPPFSTSQQTIIPKTPKNQLKKKNKKIPLIENGDQAKIKMTCADSTIISDGNSSGGVKRESRSHIKTADFITPPSSTRYLLSNDRVRFNSLSDFDPNLNLFTGETSKSEAVKTDEPCDVNPPTFSCLADQVVVLKVSLHCRGCERKMRKHISRMEGVTSFDIDFAAKKVTVAGKVTPLSVLSSISKVKNAQLWPPTISSSVQTPLSFSNSEVKKGYKEAAAGIERCKLEYFSVKAYMKFDVCKFSHHQYVCGHEFRIVIEHHWSL